The proteins below come from a single Balaenoptera musculus isolate JJ_BM4_2016_0621 chromosome 1, mBalMus1.pri.v3, whole genome shotgun sequence genomic window:
- the LOC118890759 gene encoding LOW QUALITY PROTEIN: T-lymphocyte surface antigen Ly-9-like (The sequence of the model RefSeq protein was modified relative to this genomic sequence to represent the inferred CDS: substituted 1 base at 1 genomic stop codon), with the protein HAHSLSAVMRQASPLHIMGLSLLWSLLLHGLLTEPGASRDDSAPMVVTGTLGGSVILPLQLQDGQQVESISWMCRSVPGAIATATLVEPRGPDTFYQAERQYWGRLSVVGPGCSLQISHLSWEDAGSYRAHVNLWSSRITHAWEYSLHVYEQLAQPRVTVSSRMSGNGHCLVVLTCMAESRGGTVTYSWTALGPRTVVSHGGSVLSVSLRPGNGALNFTCVVKNPVSNSSSLPVLVPPSCTDGLQEPNITASSQIMKDGICFVTLACWMDQAGEDVKXSWDPQGQGAVVSHGGTTLSMSWRSRVSDRYRCTAKNPISQSSSSLPVRPLCSGSFLLCYLRKEFLLFLILGALQIK; encoded by the exons CATGCACACAGCCTATCAGCTGTCATGAGGCAGGCCAGTCCGCTGCATATTATGGGCCTTTCTCTACTGTGGTCCTTGCTCCTCCATGGTCTTCTCACTG AACCAGGGGCTTCCAGAGATGACTCAGCCCCCATGGTGGTAACTGGGACCCTAGGGGGATCTGTCATTTTGCCCCTGCAGCTGCAGGATGGACAGCAGGTGGAGAGCATCTCCTGGATGTGTCGTTCGGTACCCGGGGCAATAGCCACTGCAACCTTGGTAGAACCCAGAGGGCCAGACACCTTTTACCAGGCAGAAAGGCAGTACTGGGGTCGTTTGAGTGTGGTGGGCCCAGGCTGCTCCCTGCAGATCAGCCACCTGAGCTGGGAGGATGCAGGGTCCTACCGAGCCCATGTTAATCTGTGGAGTTCCCGCATCACCCATGCCTGGGAGTACAGCCTGCACGTCTATG AGCAGCTGGCCCAGCCCCGTGTCACAGTGAGCTCCAGGATGAGTGGGAATGGACACTGCCTCGTCGTACTAACATGCATGGCAGAAAGCAGAGGAGGCACTGTGACCTACAGCTGGACAGCCCTGGGGCCCCGGACTGTTGTGTCCCATGGAGGGTCTGTCCTCAGTGTCTCCTTGAGACCTGGGAACGGTGCTCTGAACTTTACCTGCGTGGTCAAGAACCCAGTCAGTAACAGCAGTTCCCTCCCTGTCTTGGTGCCGCCTTCATGCACAG ACGGTCTGCAAGAGCCCAATATCACCGCCAGCTCTCAGATCATGAAGGATGGGATCTGCTTCGTCACCCTGGCTTGCTGGATGGACCAGGCTGGAGAGGATGTTAAGTAGAGCTGGGACCCCCAAGGCCAGGGGGCAGTTGTGTCTCACGGGGGCACCACTCTCAGCATGTCCTGGAGATCTAGGGTCAGTGACAGGTATCGCTGTACTGCCAAGAACCCCATCAGCCAGAgctccagctccctccctgtCAGGCCCCTCTGCTCAG GTTCCTTCCTACTCTGCTACTTGAGGAAagagtttcttctctttttgatcCTGGGAGCTTTGCAGATTAAATAG